From one Sparus aurata chromosome 16, fSpaAur1.1, whole genome shotgun sequence genomic stretch:
- the erich1 gene encoding glutamate-rich protein 1 produces MARRKDVFQSKVLQRLYPAAPKSETKPSPPRTVEALAKQNYRKRKTFGQNAAAGDAGKTQSATDPGRRMYTVLPPPADYKTDSEKSVTLAQLESINSAEDPAEQSAGGSDQEREEEHKRKRRRKKKKPPLHQGCGNDGAAPESEGQSGTAVDEGGVRISRNKKRKLKKKRHKDKLLSMGMMPRATALEFTYKKEVEEAEKEKEVEDNETRAAEVSDFLRTTMEIYKSDSSLHADEPSLLSGTLDDLLSSMASGRKPPSVLEQLYSLKAFVQQKETDELEKALQELYNTSLMSAEETTAVVSLFQYWITDILPMQGDKKTGLSTTHP; encoded by the exons ATGGCACGGAGGAAAGACG TATTTCAGTCCAAGGTTCTGCAGAGGCTCTACCCTGCAGCTCCCAAATCAGAGACGAAGCCCAGCCCACCACGCACTGTAGAGGCCCTGGCCAAACAAAACTATAGGAAAAGGAAAACCTTTGGACAGAACGCTGCCGCTG GAGATGCAGGAAAGACGCAGAGCGCCACCGATCCGGGCAGGCGGATGTACACGGTCCTACCTCCTCCCGCAGACTACAAGACCGATTCAGAGAAATCCGTCACACTCGCTCAGCTAGAAAGCATAAATAGTGCTGAGGACCCAGCTG AGCAGAGCGCCGGTGGTAGCGATCAAGAGCGAGAAGAGGAACACAAAcgaaaaaggaggagaaagaaaaagaaaccacCCCTCCATCAAGGCTGCGGGAACGATGGAGCAGCTCCGGAGAGCGAGGGTCAGAGTGGAACGGCTGTAGATGAGGGAGGAGTGCGCATTagcaggaacaagaagaggaagctgaagaagaagaggcacaAAGACAAGCTGCTCTCCATGGGCATGATGCCCCGGGCCACTGCCCTGGAGTTCACTTACAAAAAAGAAGTGGAGGAAGctgagaaggagaaggaggtggaggataaCGAGACGAGAGCTGCAGAAGTGTCAGACTTCCTCAGGACAACAATGGAAATCTATAAGTCAGATT CCTCGTTGCATGCAGACGAGCCATCTCTCCTGTCGGGGACACTGGACGACCTTCTGAGCAGCATGGCAAGCGGACGCAAGCCCCCCTCTGTCCTGGAGCAGCTCTATAGTCTCAAGGCCTTCGTgcaacagaaagagacagacgaGCTGGAAAAAGCTCTGCAGGAGCTCTATAACACCTCTCTTATGTCGGCAG AGGAAACCACAGCCGTCGTTTCGCTGTTCCAATACTGGATCACAGACATTCTTCCCATGCAGGGAGACAAGAAGACAGGGCTTTCTACAACGCACCCATGA